One genomic region from Fervidobacterium gondwanense DSM 13020 encodes:
- the fabZ gene encoding 3-hydroxyacyl-ACP dehydratase FabZ has product MKREDIMNILPHREPILLVDEVMEKGEDYIIAKKYITANEPVLKGHFPDYPIYPGVYIIEGLAQSAGLLLLKPDLSNTVPLFLGIDEARFKKEVRPECELVYNVKLLEQKGPITFVEGKALVNGQIVAKARLMLGVKENNNGGVDAV; this is encoded by the coding sequence ATGAAGAGGGAAGACATAATGAATATTTTACCACACAGAGAACCTATACTTTTGGTTGACGAAGTTATGGAAAAAGGTGAAGATTATATTATAGCCAAGAAGTACATTACAGCTAATGAACCTGTTTTGAAAGGGCATTTTCCTGATTATCCTATATATCCTGGCGTCTATATCATCGAAGGTCTTGCACAAAGTGCTGGACTTCTCTTACTTAAACCAGACTTATCAAACACCGTTCCGTTGTTTTTGGGTATCGACGAAGCAAGATTTAAGAAAGAAGTAAGGCCAGAGTGTGAGCTTGTTTACAATGTAAAACTCCTTGAACAAAAAGGTCCAATAACATTTGTTGAAGGAAAAGCGCTTGTAAATGGGCAAATTGTAGCGAAAGCGAGATTAATGCTTGGCGTTAAGGAGAATAACAACGGTGGGGTTGATGCTGTATGA
- the folE2 gene encoding GTP cyclohydrolase FolE2 — protein sequence MLKDVQSQHDSRNVYLRRVGVKGVRYPVVVLDKTNGSQSTVATVNMYVDLPKRYRGTHMSRFIEVLNEYHLEINPRRIREILSRLKEVLHAKRSFIEISFPYFLRKQAPVSRSESYLEYECSFEAEMYDESFNFLSSVRVPIHTLCPCSKEISERGAHNQRAFCTVTFESKEMVWFEEIIEIVERNASSPLYTLLKRPDEKYVTEHAYDNPKFVEDVARDVALELKRYDKIRWYKVEVESFESIHLHNAYACVMSDEIHI from the coding sequence ATGCTCAAAGATGTTCAAAGTCAACATGATAGTAGAAATGTCTATCTAAGAAGGGTTGGCGTTAAAGGGGTAAGATATCCCGTAGTTGTTCTGGACAAGACAAATGGTTCTCAGTCGACGGTTGCTACTGTAAATATGTATGTTGATCTTCCAAAGAGATATAGAGGCACGCACATGAGTAGATTCATCGAAGTCTTAAATGAGTACCATCTTGAAATTAATCCAAGAAGAATTAGAGAGATACTTTCCAGATTGAAGGAAGTTCTACATGCAAAAAGATCCTTTATCGAAATATCTTTCCCGTACTTTCTCAGGAAACAGGCTCCTGTGTCCAGGAGTGAAAGTTATCTTGAATACGAGTGTTCATTTGAAGCAGAAATGTACGATGAGTCTTTTAACTTTCTTTCAAGCGTTAGAGTTCCAATACACACTTTATGCCCGTGCTCTAAAGAAATCAGTGAGCGTGGAGCCCACAATCAAAGAGCTTTCTGCACAGTCACATTTGAAAGCAAGGAAATGGTGTGGTTTGAAGAGATAATTGAAATTGTGGAGAGAAACGCAAGTTCGCCCCTATACACTTTGCTAAAACGACCAGATGAAAAGTATGTAACTGAACACGCTTATGACAATCCTAAGTTTGTTGAAGATGTAGCAAGAGATGTTGCACTTGAACTTAAAAGATATGATAAAATAAGATGGTACAAAGTTGAAGTTGAAAGTTTTGAATCAATTCATTTGCATAACGCATACGCCTGTGTTATGAGTGACGAAATTCATATTTAG
- the fabF gene encoding beta-ketoacyl-ACP synthase II produces the protein MRKVVITGMGVVSPLGNSIREFSRNLRGMEIGIDRITSFDASHLPVQIAAEIKDFKPEEYMDKKLVKRLDRYSQFALAAARQAVEMSGLTFNGIEDRVGVLISSGMGGFLTLSEQNEVLREKGPDRVSPFLIPMILINMASGVVAMEFGLKGPNFAPVSACATSVHSIAIGSMLIRHGYADVVLVGGTEATIAPLPIAGFASMRALSTRNNEPKKASRPFDKNRDGFVMGEGAGVLVLEAEEFAIKRGARIIAEVKGFAMNDDAHHFSAPDPEANGSSKVMKAAINDATLKPEDIDFVNCHATSTPAGDEVELKAIEKVFGEHVKNIYVNATKTLTGHLLGAAGAVETIGAIIQMNEGFVHGMPNLEELDGPEYFNIPRETVKANIRNFVKNSFGFGGHNASVVVGKYV, from the coding sequence TTGAGAAAGGTCGTCATAACAGGTATGGGGGTTGTGTCTCCTTTGGGAAATAGTATTAGAGAATTCTCCCGGAATCTTAGAGGTATGGAGATTGGTATTGATCGTATAACGTCATTTGATGCTTCGCACCTTCCTGTCCAGATAGCAGCTGAAATTAAAGATTTCAAACCAGAAGAATATATGGACAAAAAGCTTGTAAAAAGGCTCGATAGGTACTCACAATTCGCTTTGGCAGCGGCAAGACAAGCAGTTGAGATGAGTGGACTAACGTTCAACGGCATTGAAGATCGAGTTGGCGTTTTGATATCTTCAGGTATGGGTGGATTTCTAACTCTATCTGAACAGAACGAGGTATTGCGAGAAAAAGGACCGGATAGGGTTAGCCCATTTTTGATACCGATGATCTTAATAAACATGGCAAGCGGCGTTGTAGCTATGGAATTTGGATTAAAAGGTCCTAACTTTGCACCTGTTAGTGCGTGTGCAACCTCTGTTCACTCGATAGCCATAGGTTCTATGCTGATAAGACATGGATATGCTGACGTAGTGTTAGTCGGTGGCACAGAAGCCACTATTGCACCACTTCCAATAGCTGGTTTTGCATCTATGCGGGCTCTTTCAACAAGAAATAATGAACCCAAGAAGGCTTCGAGACCATTTGACAAAAACAGAGATGGTTTTGTGATGGGAGAAGGTGCAGGCGTTTTAGTCTTAGAAGCCGAGGAGTTTGCAATCAAGAGAGGTGCCAGAATAATAGCCGAAGTTAAAGGTTTTGCGATGAACGATGACGCACATCATTTCAGTGCACCTGATCCAGAAGCCAATGGTTCATCTAAGGTGATGAAAGCTGCCATAAATGATGCGACACTCAAACCAGAAGATATAGATTTTGTTAACTGCCATGCTACGAGTACACCAGCAGGTGATGAGGTTGAACTTAAAGCAATAGAGAAAGTTTTTGGTGAACATGTAAAAAATATCTATGTCAATGCAACAAAGACACTCACTGGTCATTTGCTCGGAGCAGCCGGTGCTGTTGAAACGATAGGTGCGATAATTCAGATGAACGAGGGATTTGTACACGGCATGCCCAACCTTGAAGAACTTGATGGACCTGAATATTTCAATATTCCACGTGAAACAGTCAAAGCAAACATAAGAAACTTTGTCAAAAATTCTTTCGGTTTTGGTGGCCATAACGCTTCCGTGGTGGTGGGAAAATATGTCTAA
- the fabD gene encoding ACP S-malonyltransferase, which translates to MRAFIFPGQGSQYSGMASDFSKYESWDEYAQKANEVLGFSITEIMDGDEETLKLTENAQPAIYLASYVAYVEIFKKGIEPEYVAGHSLGEYTALAAAGVYDFETGIYLVRKRGEYISQAIEPGKGSMAAVIGVSAEELEELVKKYEGLYIANYNSNEQTVVSGKAESIKSFVINLTEQGKRAMELKVSGPFHTPYLDSAREKMAKEIEHIKFNKPKYPIVMNSVAKEISDPHQIKHYVLEQISGPVYWKQSIDRMLELGVEEFIELGPKNVLSSMLKKAKFNAKHFTAVVQEGVLDGK; encoded by the coding sequence ATAAGGGCATTCATATTCCCTGGCCAAGGTTCTCAATACAGTGGTATGGCTAGTGACTTTTCCAAATATGAATCTTGGGACGAATACGCTCAAAAAGCAAATGAAGTATTAGGCTTTTCTATCACAGAAATCATGGATGGTGACGAGGAAACTCTTAAACTTACAGAAAATGCCCAGCCTGCAATATATCTTGCAAGTTATGTTGCATATGTTGAGATCTTTAAGAAAGGTATAGAACCTGAATACGTGGCTGGACACAGTCTTGGCGAGTACACAGCACTTGCTGCCGCTGGTGTTTATGACTTCGAAACGGGCATATATTTAGTTAGAAAGAGGGGCGAGTATATATCGCAAGCTATCGAACCAGGTAAAGGAAGTATGGCTGCTGTTATCGGTGTATCTGCTGAAGAGCTTGAAGAACTTGTGAAAAAATATGAAGGATTATACATCGCAAATTACAATTCGAATGAACAGACCGTAGTTAGTGGAAAAGCAGAGAGTATTAAATCTTTTGTGATTAATTTAACAGAACAAGGAAAGAGAGCAATGGAATTAAAGGTTTCTGGTCCATTCCATACACCATACCTTGATAGCGCAAGGGAGAAGATGGCAAAGGAAATTGAGCATATAAAATTTAATAAGCCAAAATATCCGATAGTTATGAACAGTGTTGCAAAAGAAATCTCAGATCCGCATCAGATAAAACACTATGTCTTAGAGCAAATAAGTGGACCAGTTTATTGGAAACAATCGATCGACAGAATGTTGGAACTTGGTGTCGAAGAGTTCATTGAGCTCGGACCTAAGAACGTGTTGTCATCAATGCTTAAGAAAGCTAAGTTTAATGCCAAACACTTCACAGCTGTTGTTCAGGAGGGGGTCTTGGATGGCAAATAA
- a CDS encoding L7Ae/L30e/S12e/Gadd45 family ribosomal protein — protein sequence MEEKLIRVLSYLGFAAKANKIVFGKDMIKEYLNNPKIKDKLLIIAKDAGERVKKDIIIRCDINNVDYFEVFDKKTLAKAVGKKEISVLGIEDENLVRAIKTVLKDK from the coding sequence ATGGAAGAAAAACTTATTAGAGTACTGAGTTACTTGGGATTCGCTGCAAAGGCAAATAAGATAGTGTTTGGAAAAGATATGATAAAAGAATATCTAAATAACCCAAAAATTAAGGATAAACTATTAATCATAGCGAAGGATGCAGGTGAGAGGGTTAAGAAGGATATTATAATAAGATGCGATATTAACAACGTTGATTATTTTGAAGTGTTTGATAAGAAGACTTTGGCAAAGGCTGTTGGAAAGAAGGAAATATCGGTTCTTGGGATTGAGGACGAAAATTTGGTAAGAGCAATCAAAACCGTTCTGAAAGACAAATAA
- the acpP gene encoding acyl carrier protein, with amino-acid sequence MEELESKVCEIIAEQLGVDASDVKLEKSLTEDLGADSLDIVDLVMAFEDEFGVKISDQDLSKIKTVKDVVDAIKLRI; translated from the coding sequence ATGGAAGAACTTGAAAGCAAGGTATGTGAAATCATCGCTGAGCAACTTGGTGTTGATGCGTCAGACGTTAAACTGGAAAAGAGTTTGACTGAAGATTTAGGAGCAGATTCCTTAGACATAGTGGACTTAGTTATGGCTTTTGAAGATGAGTTCGGTGTAAAAATCAGTGACCAAGACTTATCAAAGATTAAAACGGTTAAAGATGTAGTGGACGCCATAAAGTTGCGAATTTGA
- a CDS encoding HD-GYP domain-containing protein → MKAKYIIIILVLSLIVFLFSTYLYFSSVLNYSSVYLKNFAITIDKHIENRIGIITELSNDFKINDYDYSNYLKMGPNSYLPGISTKEYSLKYVTKESDKLILIEIPFSAIVFPSDDYTVAISLDGKIVYSNNYGLIGALENNTLPRFLKHSATTNSKFDISIIPATEITLLRASIMALWGFIPLIAFLSINRIHWNKQRDLEKATEALETIINDMIMRVETGEHVEYKPIETQHEPLRKIQQALENLFSRYVEAIEGYKSTTEELENTMSQIEEMQSALEERNFLLINTLAETVELKDVGTGEHSRKVMQLSLSVASRLGIVDPEELNAIKYGAILHDVGKIGIPDRILLKPGKLSLEEFEVMKEHTILGERVVLQIPGWELVADIVRHHHENVDGSGYPDGLSKDTLSLRAQIVALVDVYIALTEDRPYRKALTPSEALELMQTMVGTKFDPELFNVFRETVLEHFSNSDILLNNHGESREFEDKDNLPGEMRV, encoded by the coding sequence GTGAAAGCAAAATACATCATAATTATCCTTGTTCTCTCTTTAATAGTTTTTTTGTTTTCGACTTACTTATACTTTTCTTCAGTTTTGAATTACTCATCGGTATATCTCAAGAATTTCGCGATCACAATTGACAAGCACATAGAAAACAGAATAGGCATAATTACTGAACTTTCGAACGATTTTAAGATAAACGATTACGATTATTCAAATTATCTTAAAATGGGGCCGAACAGTTATTTGCCTGGTATTTCGACTAAAGAATATTCTCTAAAATACGTGACGAAGGAAAGCGATAAATTGATACTCATAGAAATACCTTTTTCGGCGATCGTCTTCCCTTCAGATGACTATACCGTAGCTATTTCATTAGACGGAAAAATTGTTTACTCAAACAATTATGGCTTGATTGGTGCATTGGAGAACAATACGCTTCCAAGATTTCTCAAGCATTCAGCAACAACAAATTCAAAATTCGATATTTCAATCATTCCGGCAACCGAAATCACATTGCTTAGAGCCTCCATCATGGCTCTTTGGGGATTCATACCTCTGATTGCATTCCTCTCGATCAACCGAATTCATTGGAATAAACAGAGAGATTTGGAGAAAGCTACAGAAGCTCTGGAGACAATAATTAACGATATGATTATGCGTGTAGAAACTGGCGAGCATGTAGAATATAAACCAATTGAAACTCAACATGAACCTCTGAGAAAGATACAGCAAGCTTTGGAAAACTTGTTTTCAAGATACGTTGAAGCAATTGAAGGGTATAAATCGACAACAGAAGAACTTGAGAATACAATGTCTCAAATTGAAGAGATGCAATCAGCTTTAGAAGAAAGAAATTTTCTACTTATTAATACTTTGGCTGAAACGGTGGAGCTTAAAGACGTTGGCACAGGTGAACATTCAAGGAAGGTTATGCAGCTTTCTTTATCAGTTGCTTCAAGGCTCGGAATTGTTGACCCCGAGGAACTCAACGCAATAAAGTACGGTGCAATATTGCACGATGTTGGAAAGATTGGAATACCCGATAGAATTCTCCTAAAACCCGGAAAGCTAAGTTTGGAAGAGTTCGAAGTTATGAAAGAGCATACAATATTAGGAGAACGTGTCGTCTTACAGATTCCAGGTTGGGAACTCGTAGCGGATATAGTCAGGCATCATCATGAAAATGTAGATGGTAGCGGATATCCTGATGGTCTTTCAAAAGATACACTAAGCCTCAGAGCGCAAATTGTAGCACTTGTTGACGTTTATATAGCTCTTACCGAAGACAGACCGTATAGGAAGGCATTGACTCCATCAGAAGCCTTAGAACTTATGCAAACCATGGTTGGCACTAAGTTCGATCCTGAGCTATTTAATGTATTCAGGGAAACTGTTCTTGAACACTTTTCAAATTCTGACATTCTTTTAAATAATCATGGAGAATCACGCGAATTCGAAGATAAAGATAACTTACCCGGAGAGATGCGTGTATGA
- the fabK gene encoding enoyl-[acyl-carrier-protein] reductase FabK — translation MNRVCELLNIEYPIIMGGMSWAGTPVLAAAVSNAGGLGIIGSGAMKREHLKEAIDKIRALTDRPFGVNIILVSPYADELVDLVIEEKVPVVTFGAGNPGKYMSKLKEAGTKVIPVVASDNMAKMMERIGADAVIAEGMESGGHIGEVTTLVLVNAVCKAVKIPVIAAGGIADGRAMAAMFALGAEGIQMGTRFIATVEADTHENFKKLILKSSIRDTVVTGAALGHPARVIETRFAKKVKELETKSLQEAEEVLVGSLRKAVVDGNIDEGSFMAGQCVGLITEIKTVKEVIEDIIIEFHRAIEDLIEKSRLVSNSKGFNDEKVGVKI, via the coding sequence ATGAACAGAGTGTGCGAATTACTGAATATTGAATATCCAATCATCATGGGTGGAATGTCTTGGGCAGGAACGCCAGTCCTTGCAGCTGCTGTGTCAAACGCAGGTGGACTTGGAATAATCGGTTCCGGTGCGATGAAGAGGGAACATTTGAAAGAAGCGATTGACAAAATCAGAGCGCTCACAGATAGACCTTTTGGTGTCAATATTATACTTGTCTCACCATATGCCGACGAACTTGTTGATTTGGTCATTGAGGAGAAAGTACCAGTCGTAACTTTTGGAGCTGGAAACCCTGGTAAGTACATGTCAAAGCTTAAGGAAGCTGGCACTAAAGTAATACCAGTGGTAGCTTCCGACAATATGGCAAAGATGATGGAACGCATCGGAGCTGATGCTGTTATAGCGGAAGGTATGGAATCTGGAGGACACATTGGGGAGGTCACCACACTTGTACTTGTCAATGCAGTGTGCAAGGCTGTTAAAATCCCTGTAATAGCCGCGGGTGGAATTGCAGATGGTAGAGCAATGGCAGCCATGTTCGCTCTTGGAGCTGAAGGGATACAGATGGGAACAAGGTTCATTGCAACTGTTGAAGCAGACACTCACGAAAATTTTAAGAAGCTTATACTCAAATCTTCAATACGCGATACTGTTGTAACTGGAGCAGCACTCGGTCATCCGGCAAGAGTTATAGAAACCAGATTTGCAAAAAAGGTAAAAGAATTGGAAACTAAGAGTTTGCAGGAGGCGGAAGAAGTCTTAGTTGGAAGCTTAAGAAAAGCTGTCGTAGATGGTAATATCGACGAAGGCTCGTTTATGGCAGGGCAGTGTGTAGGCTTAATAACCGAGATAAAGACTGTAAAAGAAGTAATTGAAGATATCATCATTGAATTCCACAGAGCAATTGAAGATTTGATTGAGAAATCTCGTCTTGTAAGTAATTCAAAGGGCTTTAATGATGAAAAAGTGGGGGTGAAAATATGA
- a CDS encoding DegV family protein: MVTFITDTGCDIPKALNLPYEVEYLPLRVFLKNQEYDDKVTITPEELYNDELKGELASTSLPRPEIIEKRIKGAAEKSEYVYVITISAKLSNTHDLIKNIVNSLNLKNVKVLDSKTASIKQAYVLLKAMEYVQKRDNLTQAVIDSIVSNSLLVFYVPTLEYLYKGGRIGKAKALLGKVLNIKPILTTDNEGEVSTLATARSVELAISSMANLAKNFVQSKGLENSYSIVGGYTIGSTKVNLERLLSNFSTSSVIGSSTIGSAIAAHVGPEAFGLVIGERIEL; the protein is encoded by the coding sequence ATGGTAACTTTCATCACTGACACTGGTTGTGATATTCCTAAGGCTTTGAATCTGCCTTATGAAGTCGAGTATTTGCCACTAAGGGTATTTTTGAAAAATCAAGAATACGATGACAAAGTGACAATAACACCTGAAGAACTTTATAATGATGAGCTAAAAGGTGAACTCGCGAGTACTTCTCTACCAAGGCCGGAGATTATCGAAAAAAGAATAAAAGGTGCTGCTGAGAAGAGTGAGTATGTATATGTAATAACCATATCTGCAAAACTTAGTAACACGCACGACCTTATAAAGAATATAGTCAATTCGCTAAATCTGAAGAATGTAAAGGTCTTAGATTCAAAAACCGCTTCAATAAAGCAAGCATATGTCCTCTTAAAGGCTATGGAGTATGTTCAGAAACGAGACAATCTTACGCAGGCTGTTATAGACAGTATAGTTTCCAATAGCCTTCTTGTGTTTTATGTGCCAACTTTGGAATATCTCTATAAAGGAGGACGAATAGGTAAAGCAAAAGCGCTTTTGGGAAAAGTTCTGAATATAAAACCAATTCTCACGACAGATAATGAAGGCGAAGTCAGCACACTTGCAACAGCTCGTTCTGTAGAACTTGCAATATCGTCGATGGCTAATCTTGCTAAGAATTTTGTTCAGAGCAAAGGGTTGGAAAATTCTTATTCTATTGTAGGCGGCTACACGATCGGTTCCACAAAGGTTAATTTAGAAAGGCTGCTTAGTAATTTCTCTACTTCAAGTGTGATCGGCTCTTCAACAATAGGTTCAGCGATAGCTGCTCACGTTGGTCCTGAGGCGTTCGGGTTGGTTATAGGCGAAAGGATAGAGTTATAA
- a CDS encoding ABC transporter substrate-binding protein codes for MRKLFIVLFLMFLVVYTWFNYSSKTVGYVYNPITHADDYLSEKKAVLNLVTFNTLGNVDKAFQYFSRLGIKFVIGPSMSTDGMKILPYLKKYKMLSISPTISSTKLLNSGYFYSLTPSNLQIIDVFKKYLKLFEAKRILLVLDDNNREYADEFKSLLNVFEGNYVYYDDVSSLFSIEISQFDTVILTTIGTESAKIVKYIRTKDDDVRIIVSEAAFTPEFLSLGGSVVANTYAIVPSLSVRNTETELIEECERLLTDHRFLSIEQMKRFLSRSIINTREGYLYFTPDGISQKIGLYKVIEGQFKEVFLE; via the coding sequence ATGAGAAAACTATTCATAGTTTTATTTTTAATGTTCCTTGTCGTCTACACATGGTTTAATTATTCTTCTAAAACTGTTGGATATGTTTACAACCCAATTACACATGCCGATGACTATCTCAGTGAGAAAAAGGCAGTGCTAAATCTTGTTACTTTTAACACTTTGGGAAACGTCGACAAAGCATTTCAGTATTTTTCCAGACTCGGAATTAAGTTTGTTATAGGTCCATCAATGTCAACAGATGGAATGAAAATATTGCCATATTTAAAGAAATACAAGATGCTTTCGATCTCTCCAACAATTTCCTCTACGAAGCTTTTGAATTCAGGTTATTTTTATTCTCTCACTCCAAGCAATTTGCAAATAATAGATGTATTTAAAAAGTACCTTAAATTATTCGAAGCCAAACGTATATTGCTTGTTCTGGATGATAATAATAGAGAATATGCCGACGAATTTAAGAGCTTACTGAACGTGTTTGAAGGCAACTACGTTTATTATGATGATGTAAGTTCTCTTTTTTCAATTGAGATTAGCCAATTTGATACGGTTATCTTGACAACTATAGGCACAGAATCTGCTAAAATAGTGAAATATATTAGGACAAAAGATGACGATGTAAGAATAATAGTAAGTGAGGCAGCTTTCACTCCTGAGTTCCTCTCGTTAGGCGGAAGTGTTGTTGCAAATACATATGCAATAGTTCCTTCCTTAAGCGTTCGAAACACGGAGACAGAGCTAATAGAAGAATGTGAGAGACTATTAACGGATCATAGGTTTTTATCAATTGAGCAGATGAAAAGGTTTTTAAGCAGATCAATCATAAACACCAGAGAGGGATATTTGTACTTTACACCAGATGGAATAAGTCAGAAAATAGGTCTTTACAAAGTGATAGAAGGACAGTTCAAGGAGGTATTTTTAGAGTGA
- a CDS encoding biotin transporter BioY, with the protein MANNYRYTQNKSERTLRLGFIPLFTALTAVGAQISLPIGSVPITLQMLFVFLTGFLLEPIDAFVSMALYLVLGASGIPVFANFSAGLSHLVGPTAGYLWAFPISALLIANLRRKLGNIFAGFVGLSIVYFHGWLVLGMYLKNFSKAFLVGVVPFALIDAVKLALAIYAAQKIEKVLGGSVYGKA; encoded by the coding sequence ATGGCAAATAATTACAGATATACACAAAATAAATCGGAAAGGACTCTTCGGCTTGGGTTCATACCACTTTTTACAGCTTTGACAGCAGTTGGTGCACAGATTTCACTCCCTATTGGTAGTGTTCCGATTACGCTACAAATGCTATTTGTCTTCCTAACAGGTTTTCTACTTGAGCCAATCGACGCTTTTGTATCTATGGCACTATACTTAGTACTTGGAGCAAGTGGTATACCTGTTTTTGCAAATTTTTCAGCAGGATTATCACATCTTGTTGGTCCAACCGCAGGGTACCTTTGGGCATTTCCTATCTCGGCATTGTTGATAGCAAATTTGAGAAGGAAACTGGGCAATATTTTTGCAGGGTTCGTAGGATTATCGATAGTCTATTTTCACGGTTGGTTAGTTCTTGGAATGTATCTGAAGAACTTCAGTAAGGCTTTTTTAGTCGGTGTAGTTCCGTTTGCGTTAATCGATGCAGTCAAATTAGCTCTTGCGATATACGCAGCTCAAAAGATTGAAAAAGTATTAGGAGGAAGCGTGTATGGGAAAGCTTGA
- a CDS encoding GNAT family N-acetyltransferase: MTETRVVTLAEYPLIDFVELVNRIFADYVVPINWNVLSFKMDARENSISFADSFIFLRGNEPLGFILTAVRGSKARIDAMGVVTNERGKGLAEQILKHAFRHLKTKNIDSIFLEVASSDERAVRFYDKNGFRKVRNLNTFVLNNPQPSTIKYSSFTADNRLVYSIAISNEINIPRKVNWQREPITLLLSDGRYNLVRLHFKNVEGYLVWGKNEDNSAYIVDCAPKSSEDLDWSSIINISVDYILQNTNAHLISVVSVAEDDKLHQALLENKFNIVLTQYEMFRKL; the protein is encoded by the coding sequence ATGACTGAAACGAGAGTTGTAACGTTAGCAGAATACCCTTTGATAGATTTTGTTGAGTTAGTAAACAGAATCTTTGCTGATTATGTAGTTCCAATAAATTGGAACGTTTTATCTTTCAAAATGGACGCACGCGAAAACTCCATATCTTTTGCTGATTCGTTCATCTTTCTGCGTGGCAATGAACCGCTTGGTTTCATACTAACTGCTGTTCGAGGAAGCAAGGCAAGGATTGACGCGATGGGAGTAGTCACTAATGAGCGAGGAAAAGGTTTAGCCGAGCAAATTCTGAAGCATGCTTTCAGGCATTTGAAAACCAAAAATATAGATAGTATATTCCTTGAGGTTGCATCTTCAGATGAACGAGCCGTACGTTTTTACGACAAGAACGGATTCCGAAAAGTGCGTAATCTAAATACTTTCGTTTTGAATAATCCTCAACCATCGACAATCAAATACTCTTCATTTACCGCTGATAATAGGCTTGTCTATTCCATAGCTATCTCTAACGAGATAAATATCCCACGGAAAGTAAATTGGCAGCGTGAGCCAATTACGCTCCTACTTTCTGACGGAAGATATAACCTTGTACGATTGCACTTTAAAAATGTCGAAGGATACTTAGTATGGGGCAAGAATGAAGATAACAGTGCTTACATTGTAGATTGTGCCCCGAAATCTTCAGAAGATTTGGACTGGTCATCTATCATTAATATCTCGGTTGACTATATTCTCCAAAATACAAATGCTCATTTGATATCTGTTGTTTCTGTTGCGGAAGATGACAAGTTGCATCAGGCTCTCTTAGAAAATAAATTTAACATAGTATTAACTCAATACGAAATGTTCAGGAAACTCTAG
- a CDS encoding glycerophosphodiester phosphodiesterase family protein, with protein MYILGHRGIPTLVKENTLASLLKAIDLGADGIETDVRLTRDGVPVLIHDDNLSTFDGSDLKVHDLTLAELKEHSCDGLTIPTLEEFLKAAPDGKCLNIELKEYEAGEIALKMCEELYQGEIIYSSFNHTLISELKQKYPTLKFGYLFDDRHLSMSDEGILQLFKTNTYSAHLPIEGYMQYPERLKSILKELKRLDVKIVFWTVNSKDVIKDIFDLIDYVITDDVRLFI; from the coding sequence ATGTATATTCTTGGTCACAGAGGAATTCCAACTTTGGTTAAGGAAAACACTCTCGCCTCGCTTTTAAAGGCGATTGATCTTGGAGCAGACGGTATCGAGACGGACGTTAGACTAACAAGAGACGGTGTTCCTGTATTGATTCACGATGATAATCTTTCAACTTTTGATGGAAGCGATCTTAAAGTTCATGATTTAACTTTAGCTGAGCTAAAAGAACATTCTTGTGATGGACTAACCATCCCTACGTTAGAAGAGTTTCTAAAGGCAGCTCCTGATGGCAAGTGCTTGAATATAGAGCTGAAAGAATACGAGGCTGGCGAAATTGCATTAAAGATGTGTGAAGAGCTTTATCAGGGAGAAATAATATACAGTTCGTTTAACCATACTCTTATTTCGGAACTAAAGCAAAAGTATCCAACTCTCAAGTTCGGATATCTTTTTGATGATCGCCACCTTTCAATGAGTGACGAAGGAATATTACAGTTATTCAAAACTAATACATACAGTGCACACCTTCCTATTGAAGGTTATATGCAGTATCCTGAAAGACTGAAAAGTATACTGAAGGAACTTAAAAGGCTTGATGTAAAGATTGTATTCTGGACTGTGAATTCAAAGGATGTAATTAAAGATATTTTTGATTTAATAGATTATGTTATCACCGATGATGTCAGGCTTTTTATCTAA